The following are encoded in a window of Bacteroidales bacterium genomic DNA:
- a CDS encoding NADH-quinone oxidoreductase subunit E, translating to MSYSNLKRVDLIFDKECNPKEIIKNTWAKSNDQIINELLESGLKGRGGAGFPTALKWKYTAEQPEPDKYIICNADEGEPGTFKDREILFKVPQKVFGGMVVGAKVIGAKEGFIYLRGEYRFLLPELEAQLEIFHASLKDLKIDFRIKIIMGSGAYICGEESALFESMEGHRGEPRNKPPYPTISGFRSKPTVINNVETLVYAFMICMHGARKFKDLGTADSRGSKVFSISGDTPKAGIYELELGMTVEQFVEEFGDGDTKAVQVGGASGFCVPRKKFKETIIGFEGVPTGGSMMLFNSSRSMFNVLHNYLEFFEEESCGQCTPCRVGCQQLILGIEAVKKGERHANYLEHLQKLAQTMKITAKCGLGQSVANSFFSIVENFKEEMIY from the coding sequence ATGTCATATTCCAATCTTAAACGTGTTGACCTGATTTTCGACAAGGAATGTAATCCTAAAGAGATCATCAAAAACACTTGGGCAAAATCAAATGACCAGATAATCAATGAACTTCTTGAGTCAGGATTAAAGGGTCGTGGTGGAGCAGGTTTCCCAACTGCTTTAAAATGGAAATACACAGCCGAACAGCCAGAACCAGACAAATATATTATTTGTAATGCCGATGAGGGTGAACCTGGAACATTTAAAGATCGTGAAATCCTTTTCAAAGTACCTCAAAAGGTATTTGGAGGTATGGTTGTTGGAGCTAAAGTAATTGGTGCAAAAGAAGGTTTTATTTATCTACGCGGAGAATATCGTTTCCTTTTACCCGAACTTGAAGCACAACTTGAAATTTTTCATGCATCTCTCAAAGATCTAAAGATTGATTTTAGAATTAAAATAATTATGGGTAGTGGTGCTTACATTTGCGGAGAAGAAAGTGCTCTCTTCGAATCAATGGAAGGTCACCGTGGAGAACCTAGGAATAAGCCTCCTTACCCAACCATCTCAGGATTTCGCAGTAAACCCACTGTTATTAACAACGTTGAAACATTGGTTTACGCTTTCATGATTTGCATGCATGGTGCAAGAAAGTTTAAAGACTTAGGTACTGCTGATTCTCGTGGTTCTAAAGTATTCTCAATTTCAGGTGATACGCCCAAAGCAGGTATTTACGAACTTGAACTAGGTATGACCGTTGAACAATTCGTTGAAGAGTTCGGTGATGGTGATACAAAAGCTGTTCAGGTTGGAGGTGCTTCAGGATTCTGTGTGCCACGCAAGAAATTTAAAGAAACAATTATTGGATTTGAGGGCGTTCCTACAGGTGGATCGATGATGCTTTTCAATAGTTCTCGTTCCATGTTCAATGTACTTCACAACTACCTTGAATTCTTTGAAGAAGAATCCTGCGGACAATGTACTCCTTGCCGTGTTGGTTGCCAACAGCTTATTCTAGGAATTGAAGCAGTGAAAAAAGGAGAAAGACATGCTAACTACCTTGAGCATCTTCAAAAATTAGCTCAAACTATGAAGATTACAGCTAAGTGCGGTCTTGGACAAAGCGTGGCTAACTCGTTCTTCTCAATCGTAGAGAATTTTAAAGAAGAGATGATCTACTAA
- the nuoE gene encoding NADH-quinone oxidoreductase subunit NuoE, translating into MPEIKELVKNLAGKHGRTRESLIPILQGVIHEERYISDEAMTEIARELDISAAQVYGTATFYSFLDTQPRGKYVIRVCRTISCAMKGKNLITHEIEDMLKIKIGETTQNKKFSLLETNCLGWCHKGPAMLINDEAFTDLTAEKVREIINQYMKK; encoded by the coding sequence ATGCCTGAAATTAAAGAACTGGTTAAAAACCTTGCTGGTAAACACGGGAGAACACGGGAAAGCCTTATCCCTATTTTGCAAGGCGTAATCCATGAAGAGAGGTACATTTCTGATGAAGCAATGACTGAAATTGCTCGCGAGTTGGATATTTCAGCCGCTCAGGTTTATGGTACCGCAACATTTTACTCATTCTTAGATACCCAACCTAGAGGTAAATATGTAATTAGAGTATGTAGAACTATTTCCTGTGCAATGAAAGGTAAAAACCTTATAACTCATGAAATAGAGGATATGCTTAAGATAAAAATTGGCGAAACAACTCAAAACAAGAAATTTTCTTTACTGGAAACTAATTGTCTTGGATGGTGCCACAAAGGACCTGCTATGCTTATTAATGATGAGGCATTCACCGATTTAACCGCTGAAAAGGTTCGTGAGATTATTAATCAGTACATGAAAAAGTAA